GATCAGCGCCACCAGATCCTTGTCGGACCCGGTATAGCGCTTCGATCCGGCAGCGCCTTCAACCTCGGCCAGTAGGTCGTGACGAAGCCAGTCATTCCGGAGAAAAATTCCTCTTATTTCCCTCATAGTTTCGACCAGGCCCAAGGTGGCTATAGCCTCGATCGCTGAGTCGGGAAGGTCTTTGACAACGGTTGGAGCTTTACGGCGAAGCAGGGTAAAAAGCTGGTCATAACGGCTGAGAGTCGCCGCCTGAAAGACAGCTACAGGCAGCGTGGGTATGTCGCCGCACGACTCTTTGAACCTCCACGCCTGCCCTACCCGGACCGGAATCTTCGGCAAGGGAAACGGAGCAAGAGCGAGTGCGGCCCCGGCCAGGGGTTCAACCGGTGGAACCAGCAGCTCTATTTCCACACCGCCTGTTAATAAGGAATTTCCTCCGACAGCCAGAGGTGACGCATGTCGCAATTCCTCTACCAGGATGACATTGCCTGCCCGTCGAATCGCCTCGGCAAAAGCCGGATCATGGCTCCTGTCCTGATTGTCGGAGAAGTAAATATCGAAAACGATGACCGTAGCTCCATACTGGGTGAGCTTCTCCACCAAAACTGCATGCACCGAGCGGGGCCATTTGCTGAAATCGCCGGATACGCCGGCTGTGCCGCTGAAGCCGTTGTTAACATTGACGATCACTGCCTTGCCAGGATGAGGGCGCGGACCTCTCATCTTAAACAGCAAGCCCAGGCCATACTCCTCTTCAATATTCCGGCCATAGGGAGTGCTGAACAAATAAATGCCAGCGATTGCCAGCAGAAGACCCGTAATAAGTGCTCTTCCAAGCCGATGCATACACGATAAGTTGCTACCTTATTTGAATATTATAGGCTGCAATTTTATTCACCAGGCCCTGTCTCGACAGCCCCAGGGCTTTAGCCGCTTTACTTTGATTGCCGCCCAGTGATTCCAGCGCTTCACCGATCATCCTCTTTTCAGTGCGGCGGACCATTTCTTTCAGGGTACCGACCCCACCTCCTTCCCCATTGGTGATGGCGTAGGCGTTCTGCTGCTGCCGTAATTTTTCAGAAAGAAAATTACAGGAAATTTTTTTCCCGCTCCCTGCCATTGCCAGAGCACGCTCCATCTCGTTTTCAAGCTCCCGGACATTTCCCGGCCAATCGTATTGCATGAGCAGATCCAGGGCATGCGGAGTGAGCAGGGGGATCTGTCTGTAATTTTTTGCGGCATACTTTTCGAGAAAATGAGTGGCAAGGGCAAGGATGTCCTCCTTTCTCTGCCGCAATGGGGGTGGGGTAATCTGGAATATATTTATACGGTAGAAGAGATCTTCGCGGAATTGCCCCTTGCGCACCTCCTCGCTGAGATCCCTATTGGTAGAGACAATAATCCTGACATTAACCCTCACGCTGTGATTGCCGCCGACCGGGCGAAACGTTCCCTCCTGAAGAACCCTGAGCAGTTTAGCCTGCAGCAGAGGAGGCATTTCGCCAATTTCATCAAGAAAGACAGTACCACCGTCGGCAAATTCGAAAAGTCCTTTTTTGTTTGAGCTTGCCCCGGTAAATGCCCCACGGACATGGCCGAAAAGTTCACTCTCCAATAGATTTTCAGAGAGGGTGCTGCAGTTTTCGGCTACGAATGGCTTATTCTTCAAAGGACCGTTATAGTGAAGGACTTTGGCAACCAGCTCCTTACCGGTTCCGGTTTCCCCCTGAATAAGGACAGTGGTGGTAGTATCGATCACTTTTCCCATTAATTCAAACATTCGCTGCATCGCAGGACTTGAACCGATAATTTCCCCGAATCCGGCGTTGTTCCGAACCTGATCGAGAAGGAGTCGTTTTTCGCGTTCCAGCATATGCACATGATCTTTGAGTTCACCATATAACCTGGCGTTTTCAAGAGAGACGGCAATCGTCTCTGAAAGAATTTCAAGGATTTTTTTATCCCTTTTAGTGAAAGGGCAGCACTTCTTGTTAAGAGCATACAAGACCCCGAGAAAACCTTTACGGGTTCTAAGCGGAACACAGATCATTGATTCAGTGGTGAAGTTCTCTTCCCTGTTGAGACCATCATAGAATCGGTGATCATGCGAGACATCATTAATAACGGCAGCCTGATTATTGCTCATAGCCCATCCGGCCACACCAACATTATCCGGAAATCGCAGAAACCGATCACAGGACTCCCCCCTGCCCCTGCCCGGCTCGATGGTGTGGATGAAATAAAACTCCTTATTGGCCGGGTCATGCAGGGCTATAGAAGCGCCCTCTATATCAATAACCATTCTGATTTTCTGGAAAACGGCGATGAGCATATCATCCATATCACGTATGGTATGAAATGAAGTGATAACCTCGCAGAACAGCGAGAGTTCTTTTTCAGAAAGGGAGAATCCATCCATCTGAACCACCTCCGTGAACTGAAGGTTGTTAGGCGATAAGGCTTGGATTAACAGTCAAACAACAATTTAGGTATAAATAAAGTGTATACAAAAGAGGTGAAAATGTCCACAAAGTGGACAAATTTAAACTTTTAATGTCGCCTTACAACAGGGCAAGAACATAACGTATCATAATATTTTATGTATTAATTCATTTTCTTAAGTCGATTCCTAACCTCTCCATTATAATACTCGTAATTCCGGCATTCCTTTCGCATGTACATTTGTGAGTATCAGATGGACCGGGTCTTCATGAAAGTTGCCTCGGCCGATACAAAGGAGGGGGCTGCATTTTGCAGGGTTCTGTAGTGAAAATATCAGTTCAGGGGGGGTATTAAAATGTTTGGATTGACAGATGTAATCGTGAGTTTGTGGTTTCTTCCCATGGCCTTATTCATTATTCTTCCTCTGGTGATGCTTTGCGGCTGGCTGGTATTCAAAACAGTCGCGCCCCGGAAGCTCAAGCACACCGCCCCGATAATGAAACAAGAAAGCCAGGAAGAATCAATACCAGGTGTTTAACCCAGCTGAGTCTGGATGAGAACCTTTGGATTATTTTCTTGCAAAAAACAAGAAAAATATCTGTCAGGTACTAACATGTCCAATCAAAGACCTTCCTCGCACCTCCTTGAAGGTCATTAGAAAGGCGGCTCTTGCAGCAAGGTACGAGGAAGAGATTAAGGAGGAAATCACCCGTAATGACAGTGATCAAGCCATGCTATCGGGAATTACAGGGGATTAGAGCTCACTTTCGGCAGATTCAAAAAAACATCAACGTACGGGACGAAAAAAAATCTGCGGTTCTGCAGATTCTGCCGAGCAAGACAAAAAGCGAAGGCTCTCCAGCAGGCCAACGCCAGAACAAGGCAGATGGGCCAAAGCAGCCGGATCTGAAGGAAGCAGCTTCGTAGCCGGTATCAATCTCTATACAGCTCACGCAGTTGCTGGACGCCGGAATCAACCAGGTAGTCATCATAGGGCATCATTTTATCGAGCACGCCTCCCGGCAGGATTTCTATGATCCTGTTGGCCACAGTGGCCATAAGTGCATGGTCATGGGAGGAAAACAATATAATTTCAGGAAATTCCCGCATGCCATTATTGAGGGCGGTGATGGATTCCAGGTCCAGATGGTTGGTCGGTTCATCGAAAATCAACGCATTGGCATCGCTCAACATCATTTTTGCCAGCAGGCAACGTACCTTTTCCCCACCTGAGAGTACGCTGGTTTTTTTCAGCGCCTCCTCTCCCGAAAAAAGCATCTTTCCCAAGAACCCTCTGGCAAAGCTTTCTCCTTCAGTGGGAGGGGTGTATTCGCCCAGCCAATCGACCAGCGTGGCATTTGATTGAAAAAAGGAGCTGTTTTCCTTGGGAAAGTAGGAAGTCGTCATGGTGAGCCCCCACCGGAAGGTACCGCTGTCCGGCTCGAGTTCGCCGGCCAGGATCTGAAACAGGGTGGTAATGGCCATGCTGTTGGTGCCGACGAAGCCGATCTTTTCGCCCTTATTTACCTCCAGCGAGAAATTATCCA
This window of the Desulfopila inferna genome carries:
- a CDS encoding sigma-54-dependent Fis family transcriptional regulator; translated protein: MDGFSLSEKELSLFCEVITSFHTIRDMDDMLIAVFQKIRMVIDIEGASIALHDPANKEFYFIHTIEPGRGRGESCDRFLRFPDNVGVAGWAMSNNQAAVINDVSHDHRFYDGLNREENFTTESMICVPLRTRKGFLGVLYALNKKCCPFTKRDKKILEILSETIAVSLENARLYGELKDHVHMLEREKRLLLDQVRNNAGFGEIIGSSPAMQRMFELMGKVIDTTTTVLIQGETGTGKELVAKVLHYNGPLKNKPFVAENCSTLSENLLESELFGHVRGAFTGASSNKKGLFEFADGGTVFLDEIGEMPPLLQAKLLRVLQEGTFRPVGGNHSVRVNVRIIVSTNRDLSEEVRKGQFREDLFYRINIFQITPPPLRQRKEDILALATHFLEKYAAKNYRQIPLLTPHALDLLMQYDWPGNVRELENEMERALAMAGSGKKISCNFLSEKLRQQQNAYAITNGEGGGVGTLKEMVRRTEKRMIGEALESLGGNQSKAAKALGLSRQGLVNKIAAYNIQIR